A window of Pedobacter lusitanus contains these coding sequences:
- a CDS encoding LapA family protein, translating to MRTKTILIIILTVLITIFLMMNTDAVQFDFIFVKKDISKLLVVGICTFAGFLLGYWAGRPKTVISTYDRNEDEILPVTPPPAGKGTLSDEDRDYIS from the coding sequence ATGCGTACCAAAACCATCCTGATTATCATTCTCACTGTATTAATCACCATTTTTCTGATGATGAATACAGACGCAGTACAGTTCGATTTTATATTTGTTAAAAAGGACATTTCCAAGCTGCTGGTTGTAGGAATATGTACTTTTGCAGGCTTTCTGCTGGGTTACTGGGCAGGTCGTCCAAAAACTGTAATCAGTACCTATGACAGAAATGAGGACGAAATTCTTCCTGTTACTCCTCCGCCTGCCGGCAAAGGCACATTAAGCGACGAAGACAGAGATTACATCAGCTAA
- a CDS encoding SEL1-like repeat protein, translating into MSHRVYLYNTGEPDELNGEEVMMMEWGYELSILLHPLLTGKSILADSNFDLHISLNPDEPLVSPSLFYEAPGGKENFKRFYNFIEKYQEELIDRPEQFKTAKENLFKYLDDLNQPYFQLNASDVFNMSEQSHADQARELLEDINYNNTVINNAIDADDHTQLNLALFTKHTGLGFKDFKALLNYPDFDYGWAIIDHPEPADVVIFEENELWGLKDSAGKILIAPVYQEFYNFSYDDMAVVAVAGQFGYVSKNGDEVIKPQFDDAFDFEEGYAPVIKNGLYGLIDKKGTIIIDFRYQELTDILSNGQYFTAQLNDKWGVIDIKDRILLPFELDNCVESANYGSAFMVSLPHKKAKSIYTSRFVYLTECEPHLVKELNIPGESYLYQVIKNKQTDENILYNDQGQLLLSGYEKIVNNLYYIFVVRKQKKQGIINYKGEVILGFDYDRIDQLETYLNEPSQSLYPAIPDEAKDELCCFFSIKQQKKCGIYLSAGNFHQQLTGLLYDEITSLSNTMLAVRENGQWGVVDVFGKPLSAITYDFIIRCNKSADSAYAYRDNHVVIISPETITDADLQDLQYDIDSNKEYGYYNFDSDKAMKLQSYIDKDLPAGDILTNKAMDLLESENSVKAIELLQQATELGHARAMNELAIIYEDADNQYPEYKNEQESFKLFLKSAQAGSYVAMYNTGICYSSGMGTPADPEQMCYWYTAALNAGYMPAAIKLGNYYYDRAGGNENYEQALKYYIIAEKEGETLNVELAWLYHYFGDHTHALPYLLKAAADDESYAHWQLGTYAQDGIEMKVNIRLAIDRYKKAADKEYSDAYVNLHQVYSFIPGFENKALAAVYKEKAESAGLQVVQKQESLLDKFINIFRKK; encoded by the coding sequence ATGTCACACAGGGTTTATTTATATAATACCGGCGAACCTGATGAGCTCAATGGTGAAGAGGTAATGATGATGGAATGGGGTTATGAACTTTCTATTCTGCTGCATCCTTTACTCACAGGAAAAAGTATTCTGGCAGACAGCAACTTCGACCTCCATATCAGCCTCAATCCTGACGAACCACTCGTCAGTCCGAGTCTTTTCTATGAAGCCCCCGGCGGCAAAGAAAACTTTAAGAGATTTTATAATTTTATAGAAAAATATCAGGAAGAATTAATTGATCGTCCAGAGCAATTCAAAACTGCGAAAGAAAATCTCTTTAAATACCTGGATGATTTAAATCAGCCTTACTTCCAGTTAAATGCATCTGATGTTTTTAACATGAGTGAGCAGAGCCATGCTGATCAGGCCAGAGAGCTGCTGGAAGATATCAATTATAACAACACAGTTATCAATAATGCAATTGATGCAGATGATCACACTCAGTTAAATCTTGCCTTATTCACCAAACATACAGGACTGGGTTTTAAAGACTTTAAAGCGCTGTTAAATTACCCTGATTTTGATTACGGCTGGGCCATAATTGACCATCCCGAACCAGCTGACGTGGTAATTTTTGAAGAAAACGAACTCTGGGGACTGAAAGACAGCGCAGGAAAAATCTTGATTGCTCCGGTTTATCAGGAGTTTTATAATTTCAGCTATGATGATATGGCTGTCGTTGCTGTTGCCGGTCAGTTTGGTTATGTCAGTAAAAATGGGGATGAGGTTATCAAACCTCAGTTTGATGATGCTTTCGACTTCGAAGAAGGTTATGCCCCCGTAATTAAAAATGGATTGTATGGGTTAATTGATAAAAAAGGGACAATTATTATTGACTTCAGGTATCAGGAGCTTACTGACATTCTTTCGAATGGCCAGTATTTCACCGCTCAGTTAAATGATAAATGGGGTGTTATCGATATAAAAGACAGGATACTTTTACCTTTCGAACTGGATAACTGTGTGGAATCTGCCAATTACGGGTCAGCTTTTATGGTCTCTCTACCCCATAAAAAAGCGAAATCAATCTACACCAGCCGCTTTGTCTACCTGACGGAATGCGAACCTCATTTGGTGAAGGAATTAAACATACCGGGCGAATCTTATCTCTACCAGGTAATCAAAAATAAACAGACTGACGAAAATATATTATACAATGATCAGGGTCAGCTGCTGCTCAGTGGTTATGAAAAAATAGTCAATAATCTTTATTACATCTTTGTTGTCAGAAAACAGAAAAAACAAGGTATCATCAATTATAAAGGCGAGGTTATACTGGGTTTTGATTATGACAGGATTGACCAGCTTGAGACCTATTTAAATGAACCTTCCCAAAGTCTGTATCCGGCAATACCTGACGAAGCTAAAGATGAGCTCTGCTGTTTCTTCAGTATCAAACAGCAAAAGAAATGTGGAATTTATCTCTCAGCAGGTAATTTTCATCAGCAGCTTACCGGATTGCTTTATGATGAAATTACTTCTCTAAGCAATACGATGCTTGCCGTAAGGGAAAATGGGCAGTGGGGTGTCGTTGATGTATTTGGAAAACCTCTTTCGGCAATCACCTACGATTTTATCATCCGCTGCAACAAATCTGCCGACTCGGCTTATGCTTACCGGGACAATCATGTCGTGATTATTAGTCCGGAGACTATTACTGATGCCGATCTTCAGGATCTGCAATATGATATCGATTCAAATAAAGAGTACGGGTACTATAACTTTGACAGTGACAAGGCGATGAAACTGCAATCTTATATTGATAAAGATCTGCCAGCAGGAGATATCCTGACCAACAAAGCAATGGACCTGCTGGAATCAGAAAATTCAGTTAAAGCTATAGAACTTTTACAGCAGGCAACAGAACTGGGGCATGCGCGGGCGATGAATGAGCTGGCTATTATTTATGAAGATGCTGATAACCAATACCCTGAATATAAAAACGAGCAGGAATCTTTTAAATTATTTCTGAAATCTGCTCAGGCAGGTTCTTATGTAGCGATGTATAATACGGGTATCTGTTATTCATCAGGTATGGGTACGCCAGCTGATCCTGAGCAAATGTGCTATTGGTACACAGCCGCACTCAATGCAGGATATATGCCCGCAGCAATCAAACTGGGAAATTATTATTATGACCGGGCCGGTGGAAATGAAAATTACGAACAGGCTTTAAAGTATTATATCATCGCAGAAAAAGAGGGTGAGACTTTAAATGTGGAACTGGCCTGGTTATATCATTATTTTGGTGATCATACTCATGCGCTTCCTTATTTATTGAAGGCAGCCGCTGATGATGAGAGTTATGCGCACTGGCAACTGGGCACTTATGCGCAGGATGGAATAGAGATGAAAGTGAATATCCGGCTGGCAATTGACCGTTATAAAAAAGCAGCTGATAAAGAATATAGCGATGCTTATGTGAATTTACACCAGGTCTATTCTTTTATTCCGGGTTTTGAAAACAAGGCCCTGGCAGCAGTGTATAAAGAAAAAGCAGAGTCGGCAGGTTTGCAGGTCGTGCAAAAACAGGAAAGCCTCCTGGATAAGTTTATCAATATCTTTAGAAAAAAATAG
- the tgt gene encoding tRNA guanosine(34) transglycosylase Tgt, protein MKFTLQANDPLSKARAGTVTTAHGDIQTPIFMPVGTAGTVKAVHQRELKEDIEAQIILGNTYHLYLRPGLDVLEGAGGLHKFIGWDRPILTDSGGYQVYSLSKVNKIKEEGVTFRSHIDGSKHLFSPEYAMDIQRTIGADIIMAFDECTPYPCDYKYAANSINMTHRWLRRCCARFDSTEPKYGFDQTLFPIVQGSVYKDLRMKSAEFIASMDREGNAIGGLSVGEPAEEMYGMTEVVCDILPADKPRYLMGVGTPINILENIALGVDMFDCVMPTRNARNGMLFTRNGIINIGNKKWADDFSPIDAESDLYADQVYSKAYLRHLMHSKEMLGAQIATLHNLHFYLWLVKEAREKIISGEFYAWKNKMVTILGNKL, encoded by the coding sequence ATGAAATTTACCTTACAGGCAAACGACCCTCTGTCAAAAGCAAGAGCAGGAACAGTTACTACTGCTCATGGCGATATCCAAACACCGATTTTCATGCCCGTGGGCACCGCAGGAACAGTAAAAGCTGTTCACCAGCGTGAACTTAAAGAGGATATTGAAGCCCAGATTATTTTAGGAAATACCTATCATTTATATTTAAGACCAGGACTTGATGTACTGGAAGGTGCTGGTGGTTTGCATAAATTTATAGGCTGGGACCGCCCTATTTTAACCGATAGCGGAGGCTACCAGGTGTATTCTCTGAGTAAGGTAAACAAGATTAAAGAAGAGGGTGTAACGTTCCGTTCACATATAGATGGTTCAAAACACCTTTTCAGTCCGGAATATGCAATGGATATTCAGCGTACCATCGGAGCCGATATTATCATGGCTTTTGATGAATGTACTCCTTATCCATGTGATTATAAATACGCAGCAAATTCTATCAATATGACGCACCGCTGGTTAAGACGCTGCTGTGCCCGTTTTGATTCTACTGAGCCAAAATACGGCTTTGACCAGACTTTATTCCCGATCGTACAGGGCTCGGTTTACAAGGACCTCAGAATGAAATCTGCCGAGTTTATTGCGTCTATGGATCGTGAAGGAAATGCTATTGGCGGTCTTTCGGTAGGAGAACCGGCCGAAGAAATGTACGGCATGACCGAAGTTGTCTGTGATATTTTACCTGCAGACAAACCGCGCTATCTGATGGGCGTAGGTACACCGATCAATATTTTAGAAAATATAGCGTTAGGGGTAGATATGTTCGACTGTGTAATGCCGACCAGAAATGCACGAAACGGAATGCTTTTCACCAGGAACGGAATCATTAACATCGGCAATAAAAAGTGGGCGGATGATTTTTCTCCTATAGATGCAGAAAGTGATTTATACGCTGACCAGGTTTATTCAAAAGCATACCTGAGACATCTGATGCACTCTAAAGAGATGCTGGGTGCACAGATTGCCACTTTGCATAATCTTCATTTTTATCTGTGGCTGGTTAAAGAAGCCAGAGAAAAGATCATCAGCGGGGAATTTTACGCCTGGAAAAACAAAATGGTGACTATATTAGGGAATAAATTGTAA
- a CDS encoding DMT family transporter, whose translation MTTPAHSAVSRNLLILHFTVFIWGFTGILGALISVGPVAMVWYRVMIASITLLIYFKATKFSIRVSRKEFLQFFFTGSIVALHWILFFQAIKVSTVSVTLVCLSSFTLFTAILEPIIKKTAVQLSDIFIGIVIILGIYLIFHFESSYTAGIIFGLSAAVASSLFSIINSNFAQKSDAKVISFYELSGAFFWITIYRLFDQSLLSESFNLSVPDWIYLMILGTVCTALAYIAGVSVMRTLSAFRVALISNLEPVYGIILAFLFFGHKETMSAGFYLGSALILGAVFLYPVYKKRRNKS comes from the coding sequence ATGACCACGCCTGCTCATTCAGCTGTCAGCAGGAATCTGCTGATTCTTCATTTTACAGTTTTTATCTGGGGCTTTACAGGCATACTGGGCGCTTTAATTTCAGTGGGTCCGGTAGCGATGGTCTGGTACCGGGTTATGATCGCCAGCATCACCCTTCTGATCTATTTTAAAGCCACAAAATTCAGTATCCGGGTAAGCCGTAAAGAATTCCTGCAATTCTTCTTTACAGGCAGTATTGTGGCCCTGCACTGGATTTTATTCTTTCAGGCCATCAAAGTATCAACAGTATCAGTAACACTGGTATGTCTCTCCTCTTTCACTTTATTTACAGCTATTCTGGAGCCCATCATTAAAAAGACAGCAGTACAGCTCAGTGATATCTTTATCGGAATAGTAATCATTTTGGGAATCTATCTGATCTTTCACTTTGAATCCAGCTATACAGCAGGTATTATTTTTGGCCTTTCAGCTGCTGTGGCTTCCAGTCTTTTTTCTATTATCAATTCTAATTTCGCACAAAAAAGTGATGCCAAAGTGATCAGTTTTTATGAACTTTCGGGTGCATTTTTCTGGATTACCATCTATCGTTTATTTGATCAGAGCCTGCTCAGTGAGAGTTTCAACCTGAGTGTTCCGGACTGGATTTACCTGATGATATTAGGTACTGTCTGCACTGCTCTTGCCTACATTGCAGGGGTCTCGGTTATGCGTACCCTGTCTGCTTTCAGAGTAGCCCTGATCAGTAATCTTGAACCTGTTTACGGGATCATTCTGGCCTTCCTTTTCTTTGGCCATAAAGAGACCATGTCTGCCGGATTTTACCTGGGATCTGCCTTGATTTTAGGTGCGGTATTTTTATATCCCGTTTACAAAAAACGCAGAAACAAAAGCTAG
- a CDS encoding trans-sulfuration enzyme family protein — protein MQEDNFETLAIRLQTERSQYKEHSVPLYLTSSYKFDDSEEMRALFANEKEGNVYSRYANPNTSELIEKMAALEGAETGWVTATGMAAIFTTFATFLGAGDHILSSRSVFGSSHQLLNGIFPKWNISYTYADLDKKEQWENGIQPNTKMIFVETPSNPGIDIIDLEWIGQLAKKHNILLVVDNCFATPYLQQPLKYGADISIHSATKFIDGQGRTLGGVILGSDKLIRQIEGFARHSGPAMSPFNAWILSKSLETLAVRMDRHCESALKVAEFLEAHPNVKQVRYPFLPSHPQYDIAKKQMKLGGGIVTLTINGGVKAAGSFMDKLKMFSISANLGDTRSIATHPATSTHAKLTEEERLQVGIEQGTVRLSIGLEHINDIIADIEQALS, from the coding sequence ATGCAAGAAGATAATTTTGAAACCCTGGCCATCCGTTTGCAAACAGAACGCAGTCAGTATAAAGAACATTCTGTACCACTATATCTGACTTCCAGTTATAAGTTTGATGATTCCGAAGAAATGCGGGCATTATTTGCAAATGAAAAAGAAGGAAATGTTTACAGCCGTTATGCAAACCCGAATACTTCAGAGCTGATTGAAAAGATGGCAGCGCTGGAAGGGGCAGAGACAGGTTGGGTAACAGCTACAGGTATGGCAGCAATTTTCACCACTTTTGCTACATTTCTTGGCGCCGGAGATCATATCTTATCAAGCCGTTCTGTATTTGGTTCATCCCATCAGTTGCTGAACGGAATTTTCCCTAAATGGAATATTTCTTATACCTATGCTGATCTGGACAAAAAAGAGCAGTGGGAAAATGGCATTCAGCCAAATACAAAAATGATCTTTGTAGAGACACCTTCTAATCCCGGTATTGATATTATTGATCTGGAATGGATAGGGCAGCTGGCTAAAAAACATAATATTTTGCTGGTAGTTGATAATTGTTTTGCTACCCCATATTTACAGCAGCCACTAAAATACGGTGCTGATATATCTATACACTCGGCCACGAAATTTATCGATGGTCAGGGACGTACCCTGGGTGGCGTTATTTTAGGGTCGGATAAACTGATCAGACAAATTGAAGGTTTTGCCAGACACAGCGGGCCTGCAATGTCACCATTTAATGCGTGGATCCTTTCCAAAAGCTTAGAGACACTTGCTGTACGTATGGACAGACACTGTGAAAGTGCTTTAAAAGTTGCAGAATTCTTAGAGGCACATCCTAATGTCAAACAAGTAAGATATCCGTTTTTACCTTCTCACCCGCAATATGATATTGCTAAAAAGCAAATGAAGCTGGGCGGTGGTATTGTGACGCTGACTATCAACGGAGGCGTAAAAGCTGCAGGCAGTTTTATGGATAAACTGAAAATGTTCTCTATTTCTGCAAATCTTGGAGATACCCGTTCAATTGCTACACATCCGGCAACAAGTACACATGCCAAGCTGACTGAAGAAGAAAGACTGCAGGTGGGTATTGAGCAGGGGACTGTCCGTCTTTCTATAGGACTGGAGCATATCAATGATATTATTGCTGATATTGAACAGGCACTGAGCTAA
- a CDS encoding TolB family protein yields MQQRIKNNKLIISVLILISSISIADKACAQIFGGEQNPLSVNWRQINTSGFKIIYPVELESEAQRMANNIRYIFPKVGRSLSVKKTTIPIIFQNQGVIANGFVQLGPKKSEFNTTPPQSFDSQDWLNNLAVHELRHMAQFDKLTSGRPYPFPEEVYFAWMGVSIPLWFFEGDAVSNETSLTHAGRGRQPSWIMPYRTALLQGKNLSYSKANFGSQKDVTPGYYQLGYLLASHIREASGKFVFDSVLTDIKNRPLRIYPFAGSLKKFSGKTGRAWYLHTAEKIKQDWEKQAALSPSKDYPVLNQEAKYATDYNLPVKISDGSILVLKQSKAAAAAFTLIDKDKREHRIQGIGQQEQPWFSYANNLVVWDEIRLDPRFQQRSYSVICSYNLLTKKVKKLSTRSRIFSPTLSADGSKLVAVQIDLSNKIQLIVMDAANGKIIRTYPNPEQLLLQTPAFNSTGDMITYVSVSEKGKALWTVDSNGKTEKLISETQQQLSRPVFIGRDIAFNAHYNGINNIYSIDVVSKKISALSASKYGAFNPSVINGTDSILFNNYNLYGYEVAQTKIEALKTGKDNFVFFGKAAEEQENTGNVFDHIPDSSFTSTPYRKLGNLINVHSIIPVIADEYKGGLQLRSNNLLNTFDAYAGVNYQRDLGRFEYNAGASFKSLYPIFNVSFTNRPRRTFYSTGMGTRQGDWRENYVKLQAIVPVNLSAQNHNYNFSVNAGTSYTQRYEAENLPANFVKSIRFPLETGFTFTHTTRTAERDIAPKWAQVLKFSYFSQPFDKQLSGDLFAAAGFLYFPGLAKNHSFLANFNFQEATGIRTYNNEINTVYGYNNIMAKSRLKNTLLFNYRFPLFYPDVEIGPLAYIRNVRGGVFCHYENLGTDSNLSQPKTYGFELHGNMNLLRYQPNVDLGTRFVFVNKEYHHNPIFELIVNYTF; encoded by the coding sequence ATGCAGCAAAGAATAAAAAATAACAAACTTATAATCAGTGTTTTAATACTAATAAGCTCAATATCAATAGCAGATAAAGCCTGTGCACAGATTTTTGGAGGAGAACAGAACCCGCTTAGTGTAAACTGGAGACAGATTAACACATCCGGGTTTAAAATTATTTACCCGGTAGAACTGGAATCTGAGGCGCAGCGAATGGCCAATAATATCCGCTATATATTCCCGAAGGTGGGACGCAGTCTGAGCGTTAAAAAAACCACCATTCCTATTATCTTTCAAAACCAGGGTGTCATTGCAAACGGCTTTGTTCAGCTGGGGCCTAAAAAGTCTGAATTCAATACCACACCGCCTCAGTCTTTTGACAGCCAGGACTGGCTGAATAACCTTGCAGTTCATGAACTCCGTCATATGGCCCAGTTTGATAAACTGACTAGTGGCAGGCCTTATCCTTTTCCCGAAGAAGTCTATTTTGCATGGATGGGTGTCAGCATCCCTTTATGGTTTTTTGAAGGTGATGCGGTATCGAACGAAACCTCGCTTACCCACGCCGGACGCGGCCGTCAGCCCAGCTGGATCATGCCTTACAGAACTGCCCTGCTGCAGGGGAAAAATCTGTCTTACAGCAAAGCAAATTTTGGTTCTCAGAAAGATGTTACTCCGGGCTATTATCAGCTCGGTTATCTGCTGGCTTCCCACATCCGTGAAGCGTCCGGAAAATTTGTCTTCGACAGTGTCCTGACAGATATTAAAAATCGCCCGCTGCGTATTTATCCTTTTGCCGGCAGTCTTAAAAAATTCAGTGGTAAAACCGGCAGGGCATGGTATCTGCATACTGCTGAAAAAATAAAACAGGACTGGGAAAAACAAGCTGCACTGAGCCCTTCAAAAGACTACCCGGTACTCAACCAGGAAGCAAAATATGCGACGGATTATAACCTTCCGGTAAAAATATCTGATGGAAGCATCCTGGTACTTAAACAAAGTAAAGCTGCAGCAGCAGCTTTTACACTGATAGACAAGGACAAAAGAGAGCACCGCATACAGGGAATCGGTCAGCAGGAACAACCCTGGTTCAGTTATGCCAATAACCTGGTCGTTTGGGACGAGATCAGACTGGACCCAAGGTTCCAGCAAAGAAGTTACAGCGTTATCTGCAGCTATAACCTCCTGACGAAAAAAGTTAAAAAGCTGAGCACCAGATCAAGAATCTTCTCCCCTACCCTCTCTGCTGACGGTTCTAAGCTCGTTGCTGTACAAATTGATCTGAGCAACAAAATCCAGCTGATCGTCATGGACGCTGCAAATGGAAAAATTATCCGGACTTATCCGAATCCTGAACAGCTGTTACTGCAAACTCCTGCTTTCAACAGCACCGGTGATATGATCACTTATGTCAGCGTTTCTGAAAAAGGAAAAGCACTCTGGACAGTTGACAGCAACGGTAAAACCGAAAAGCTGATCAGCGAGACGCAGCAGCAGTTAAGCAGACCGGTATTCATTGGCCGCGACATCGCATTTAACGCTCACTACAATGGAATAAACAACATTTACAGTATAGATGTCGTTTCAAAAAAGATAAGCGCTCTGAGCGCCTCAAAATACGGAGCGTTCAATCCTTCGGTCATCAATGGCACCGACAGCATTTTATTCAACAACTATAACCTGTATGGTTATGAAGTAGCCCAAACAAAAATTGAGGCGCTGAAAACCGGCAAAGACAATTTTGTTTTCTTTGGAAAAGCAGCCGAAGAACAGGAAAATACCGGAAATGTATTTGATCATATTCCTGACAGCAGCTTTACTTCCACTCCTTACCGTAAACTGGGAAACCTGATTAATGTCCATAGTATAATCCCTGTAATTGCTGATGAATACAAAGGCGGCCTGCAGTTAAGATCAAATAACCTGCTGAATACTTTTGACGCTTATGCGGGAGTAAATTATCAGCGGGACCTGGGCAGGTTTGAATACAATGCCGGAGCGAGTTTCAAAAGTCTGTACCCTATTTTCAATGTCAGTTTCACCAACAGACCCCGCAGAACCTTTTATTCCACGGGTATGGGAACCAGACAGGGAGACTGGAGAGAGAACTATGTTAAACTGCAGGCCATAGTCCCGGTCAATCTGAGTGCTCAGAATCATAATTACAACTTTTCGGTTAATGCCGGAACCAGTTATACCCAGAGATATGAGGCAGAAAACCTGCCAGCCAATTTTGTAAAGAGCATCAGATTCCCTCTGGAAACCGGCTTTACTTTTACGCATACCACCCGCACCGCAGAAAGGGACATTGCTCCGAAATGGGCACAGGTTTTAAAATTCAGTTATTTCAGCCAGCCATTTGACAAACAGTTAAGCGGAGATCTTTTTGCCGCAGCCGGTTTCCTTTATTTTCCCGGACTGGCCAAAAACCACTCTTTCCTGGCTAACTTCAATTTTCAGGAGGCTACCGGAATCCGTACTTACAATAATGAGATCAACACCGTTTACGGGTACAACAACATCATGGCAAAAAGCCGGCTTAAAAATACTTTGCTTTTTAATTATCGTTTCCCGCTTTTTTATCCTGATGTAGAAATCGGACCACTGGCTTACATCAGAAATGTAAGAGGTGGTGTATTCTGTCACTACGAAAACCTGGGTACAGACAGTAATTTATCACAGCCAAAGACCTACGGATTTGAACTCCATGGGAATATGAACCTGCTCCGTTATCAGCCAAACGTTGATTTAGGTACAAGATTTGTGTTCGTCAACAAGGAATATCATCATAATCCTATCTTTGAACTCATTGTTAACTATACATTTTAA
- a CDS encoding LptF/LptG family permease gives MNILRGRFKIIDRFIIGKYLGTFIYTLSVFVVIIVIFDLSEKMDDFLRSKLSAWQVVCQYYAGSIPFYVNMLSPLINFIAVIFFTAKMADQTEIVPILSGGVSFNRFLQPYFISAFIIFSFNLGSNLYILPYTNQLKNTFENTYVKKNDPTSKPNIHMKLDDNTYIYMESFDNKTKSGYRFMLDNFKGDVLTKKVIADQIKWDSLKRSWKLTNYSIRTVNGLKENMFKSIDKPKDTILDMRPDDFSAYDNIYEILTNRELSDKIKKEKTRGTGIENDLLFEQYKRWLQPLSAFVLTLIGVALSSRKVRGGVGLPLGIGIILSFLYIVMNQFAKMFSLKGGIPPLLAVLIPTLFFGLLGLYLLKKAPK, from the coding sequence ATGAACATCCTCAGAGGCAGATTTAAGATTATTGACCGTTTTATTATTGGCAAATACCTGGGTACATTTATTTATACCCTGAGTGTGTTTGTGGTCATTATTGTTATTTTTGATTTATCAGAGAAAATGGATGACTTCTTAAGAAGTAAGTTGTCTGCCTGGCAGGTAGTCTGTCAGTATTATGCAGGTTCCATCCCGTTCTATGTGAATATGCTCTCTCCCCTGATTAACTTCATTGCAGTAATTTTCTTTACAGCAAAGATGGCAGATCAGACAGAGATCGTCCCTATTTTAAGCGGAGGTGTAAGTTTCAACCGTTTTTTACAGCCTTATTTCATCTCCGCATTTATTATCTTCTCGTTTAATCTGGGGTCTAATTTATATATACTCCCCTATACCAATCAGCTCAAAAACACCTTTGAGAACACCTATGTAAAAAAGAATGACCCCACGAGCAAGCCTAATATTCATATGAAGCTTGATGATAATACTTATATCTACATGGAAAGTTTTGACAACAAAACAAAGTCCGGATATCGTTTTATGCTGGACAATTTCAAAGGTGATGTTCTGACTAAAAAGGTAATTGCGGATCAGATTAAGTGGGATTCTTTAAAACGCAGCTGGAAATTAACCAACTACTCTATCAGAACTGTAAACGGCCTGAAAGAGAATATGTTTAAAAGCATTGATAAGCCTAAAGACACGATACTGGACATGCGTCCTGATGATTTTTCTGCTTATGATAATATTTATGAAATCTTAACCAACAGGGAGCTTTCTGATAAAATCAAGAAAGAAAAAACCAGGGGAACCGGTATTGAAAACGACCTGCTTTTTGAGCAGTATAAACGATGGCTGCAGCCTTTATCGGCTTTTGTACTCACGCTGATTGGTGTTGCCTTATCTTCCAGAAAGGTAAGAGGAGGCGTTGGCTTACCCCTTGGAATAGGGATTATCCTGAGTTTCCTGTATATAGTAATGAACCAGTTTGCCAAAATGTTTTCACTTAAAGGCGGTATACCACCCCTTCTGGCAGTACTGATCCCAACCCTGTTTTTTGGCTTACTTGGTCTTTATCTCTTAAAAAAAGCACCCAAATAA
- a CDS encoding MBL fold metallo-hydrolase gives MKSSIVIFFLFLAFTRVNAQSIIHTQPKLKVVVPSLIVLGNVQDGGSPHVGCTKACCKDLFEHPDPTRMVSSLGVIDPENKLNWLFDATPDLPFQMKKLKKEAEFSTKEVPDGIFITHAHIGHYAGLMYLGREALNAKQVSVYAMPKMKTFLEHNGPWSQLVSLNNISIKPVQDEKVNVLSSNISVTAFKVPHRDEFSETVGYLIQGPHKKALFIPDIDKWSRWNKNIVEEIRKVDYAFIDATFYDAAEMNNRPITEIPHPLVVESMELFKQLSKQEKDKIYFIHLNHTNPLLNPESGQTKTVLKNGFHVARFNDIFEL, from the coding sequence ATGAAATCATCAATAGTTATCTTTTTTCTTTTTCTGGCCTTTACCAGAGTAAATGCACAGTCAATCATTCATACCCAGCCGAAGCTGAAAGTTGTTGTTCCTTCTTTAATTGTGCTGGGTAATGTTCAGGACGGAGGTTCTCCTCATGTGGGCTGTACCAAAGCTTGCTGCAAAGATCTGTTTGAACATCCGGATCCAACCCGTATGGTTTCTTCTCTGGGTGTGATTGATCCTGAAAATAAACTAAACTGGTTATTTGATGCCACGCCGGATCTTCCGTTTCAGATGAAAAAACTGAAAAAAGAAGCTGAGTTCAGTACTAAAGAAGTACCCGACGGGATTTTTATCACGCATGCACATATTGGCCATTATGCCGGTTTAATGTATCTGGGCAGAGAAGCGCTTAATGCTAAACAGGTATCCGTTTACGCCATGCCAAAAATGAAGACATTTTTAGAACATAACGGGCCGTGGAGTCAGCTGGTCAGTTTAAATAACATCAGTATTAAACCTGTTCAGGATGAAAAGGTTAATGTGCTTTCTTCCAATATCAGCGTAACGGCCTTTAAAGTTCCTCATCGTGACGAGTTCTCGGAAACAGTGGGTTATCTTATTCAGGGGCCGCATAAAAAAGCCTTGTTCATCCCGGATATTGATAAATGGTCCAGGTGGAATAAAAATATTGTGGAAGAAATCAGGAAAGTGGATTATGCTTTTATTGATGCTACTTTTTATGATGCTGCTGAAATGAACAACAGACCGATTACCGAAATTCCGCATCCGCTGGTGGTGGAAAGTATGGAATTATTTAAGCAGCTTTCAAAACAAGAGAAGGATAAAATTTATTTCATTCACCTGAATCATACTAACCCTTTGCTCAATCCCGAAAGCGGGCAAACAAAAACCGTCCTTAAAAATGGATTTCATGTTGCCCGGTTTAACGACATATTTGAACTTTAA